One genomic region from Xenopus laevis strain J_2021 chromosome 2L, Xenopus_laevis_v10.1, whole genome shotgun sequence encodes:
- the LOC121399780 gene encoding DNA damage-regulated autophagy modulator protein 1-like — translation MKFCCFNTLAIVPVLWSVLMFLGFVSGYIVAVTLGHLEPFVPYISDLGLNAPESYIFSAVCTLSAILGAITMYGEYKYFKLSNPNGKDLHNKIILGNGLLSCVGILIAGYFQEFEYEYVHLIGAVLAFGQANLYAICHCYYYYKLSLWKDNTRLFLFRVALASSLTSIFLCLSLLFIGCKIYDHSCMLADWDFPFRQECATMEWFELIGICIFLLTLKKEMQQLGFRVPKSLKEDWIVKTEKCYDDVEAPEDPISG, via the exons atgaaattttgttgttttaataccttggccatcgtgccagtACTTTGGTCTGTTTTAATGTTTTTGGGTTTTGTTAGTGGATATATTGTAGCTGTTACTTTGGGTCACCTTGAGCCTTTTGTGCCATATATAAG CGACCTTGGACTAAATGCCCCAGAAAGCTACATATTTTCAGCAGTTTGTACTCTATCTGCCATTTTGG gtgcTATTACAATGTATGGAGAGTATAAGTATTTCAAGCTCTCTAATCCTAATGGCAAAGATCTCCATAACAAGATCATACTTGGCAATGGATTATTGTCCTGCGTGGGTATCCTCATTGCAGGATACTTCCAG GAGTTTGAATATGAATATGTTCACCTGATTGGAGCAGTGTTAGCTTTTGGACAAGCAAATCTATATGCAATATGtcactgctactactactacaaatTGTCACTCTGGAAGGATAACACACGGCTGTTCTTATTCCGTGTAGCACTTGCCTCGTCTTTAACATCTATTTTCTTATGCT TGAGCTTATTGTTTATTGGCTGCAAAATCTACGATCACAGCTGTATGCTTGCTGACTGG GATTTCCCTTTCCGACAAGAATGTGCCACTATGGAGTGGTTTGAGTTGATTGGGATTTGCATTTTCTTACTGACACTGAAAAAAGAAATGCAG CAACTTGGCTTTAGAGTTCCAAAAAGTCTGAAGGAAGACTGGATTGTCAAGACAGAAAAGTGTTATGATGATGTGGAAGCCCCTGAAGACCCCATTTCTGGGTAA